In a single window of the Cucurbita pepo subsp. pepo cultivar mu-cu-16 chromosome LG18, ASM280686v2, whole genome shotgun sequence genome:
- the LOC111780248 gene encoding probable WRKY transcription factor 32: MAERQCYETDRLGSSKVTAGQEDDEEEMEDSEDESEVELEDGGAMSELQPIESRIDSSVTEATVRESPSETLTAPSANHSSENGLPVDSAAQSLEEAELKQSPSSCHEPLAVEATPTDKVQEQSQLQLSIYKGPDPEQSPTSVTQSISSSASPSLSKHKLSPKKVQKECKPEPSQKNSSNHKTASSVPNVRTPASDGYNWRKYGQKQVKSPKGSRSYYKCTYSECCAKKIECCDHSGHRTEIVYRSQHSHDPPRMISNPKERQLVPYVEPVVKQIITEHTRRVINDSDPPTPSKEPSRETNLVLVRKRQYSSDSDGNDEFKIKDENGGEPETKQTVKKSSAGYSGTPLKPGKKPKFVVHAAGDVGISGDGYRWRKYGQKMVKGSPHPRNYYRCTSAGCPVRKHIESAVENPYAVIITYKGVHDHDMPVPKKRHSPPSAPRVAVADPASMSNTQLKKTDLTENQISSTQWSVDAEGELTGEALELGGEKAMESARTLLSIGFEIKPC; encoded by the exons ATGGCGGAGCGCCAATGTTATGAAACTGACCGACTTGGAAGCTCGAAGGTTACTGCTGGGCAAGAGGACgacgaagaagaaatggaagattcGGAGGATGAATCAGAGGTGGAGTTGGAAGATGGAGGAGCGATGAGTGAGTTGCAACCGATTGAGTCGAGGATCGATTCGTCGGTTACTGAAGCTACGGTGAGGGAGTCTCCTTCTGAAACCCTAACGGCGCCTTCTGCGAATCACTCCTCGGAGAACG GTTTGCCCGTCGATTCTGCTGCGCAGTCACTCGAAGAAGCTGAATTGAAG CAATCTCCATCTTCCTGCCATGAGCCTTTGGCTGTTGAAGCAACCCCGACAGATAAGGTGCAAGAACAAAGCCAGCTTCAGTTGTCAATATATAAAGGACCTGATCCGGAACAATCACCAACTTCTGTTACCCAGTCTATCTCATCCTCCGCAAGTCCAAGTTTATCCAAACATAAGCTGTCACCTAAGAAGGTCCAGAAAGAATGTAAGCCAGAGCCAAGCCAGAAAAATTCTTCCAACCATAAAACTGCATCATCGGTTCCCAATGTTAGGACACCTGCTTCTGATGGTTACAATTGGAGAAAATATGGTCAGAAGCAAGTGAAGAGTCCTAAGGGTTCACGTAGCTATTACAAGTGTACATATTCTGAATGCTGTGCTAAGAAGATAGAATGTTGTGATCACTCAGGCCATAGAACAGAGATTGTTTACCGAAGCCAACATAGCCACGATCCACCTAGGATGATTAGCAACCCCAAGGAAAGACAGCTTGTGCCATATGTTGAGCCTGTGGTTAAGCAAATCATCACAGAACATACCAGAAGAGTAATTAATGATTCAGATCCTCCCACGCCTTCTAAAGAACCTTCACGGGAAACAAATTTAGTCCTTGTAAGGAAACGACAGTACTCGAGTGACTCTGATGGAaatgatgaatttaaaatcaaagatGAGAATGGCGGCGAACCTGAGACAAAACAAAC AGTTAAGAAAAGTAGTGCGGGATATTCAGGTACTCCCTTAAAACCTGGAAAGAAACCGAAATTTGTGGTGCATGCAGCGGGTGACGTGGGAATCTCGGGCGACGGATACAGATGGCGCAAGTATGGTCAGAAAATGGTGAAAGGAAGTCCTCATCCCAG gAACTACTACCGCTGTACCTCTGCTGGGTGTCCAGTCCGTAAGCACATCGAATCAGCAGTAGAAAATCCATATGCAGTGATTATAACATACAAGGGAGTTCATGATCACGACATGCCTGTACCGAAGAAACGACACAGTCCACCAAGTGCTCCTCGTGTAGCTGTTGCAGATCCAGCCTCCATGAGCAATACGCAACTGAAGAAAACAGACTTAACCGAGAACCAAATTTCTTCAACACAGTGGTCTGTGGATGCTGAAGGAGAATTGACTGGTGAGGCCTTGGAGCTTGGAGGTGAGAAGGCAATGGAATCTGCTCGAACACTTTTGAGCATCGGATTTGAAATCAAGCCTTGCTGA
- the LOC111779555 gene encoding uncharacterized protein LOC111779555 isoform X1, producing MSVTLTVMTFNLHDDQPPESSNSWEKRRDLCISVLTSYSPAILCTQQGVKSQLEFLQQGLPGYEKFGISRKGSHDDSDEHCTIFYDKEKVELLEGGTFWLSESPSVPGSVSWGSIAPHIATWATFQLKGVEPPGFSFQIVNTNMDELKPRARRRSALLTWQHIASLPPSLPVIYCGGFNTEKESTTGRFLLGRSSREKGAVGDMRDTWAIARARKNVSLIRTYHGFKGDKQGAFEFFKLILRALCLCWDRQTQDLHVDWILFRGRSLIPVLCEVVNDNIDGFYPSSHYPLFAEFMLPRTVRMLETTTQE from the exons ATGAGTGTTACTTTGACTGTAATGACCTTCAATCTCCATGACGATCAACCACCAGAGAGTTCAAATTCATGGGAGAAGAGGAGGGATTTGTGTATCAGTGTTCTCACTAGCTATTCTCCAGCGATTCTCTGCACTCAGCAAG GTGTGAAATCTCAGTTGGAGTTTCTTCAGCAGGGCTTGCCTG GCTAtgagaaatttggaatttCAAGAAAAGGATCCCATGACGATTCAGATGAACACTGCACAATTTTTTATGACAAGGAGAAG GTAGAGCTGTTAGAAGGTGGCACGTTTTGGTTATCAGAATCGCCTTCTGTCCCAGGAAGCGTGTCGTGGGGTTCGATTGCTCCGCATATTGCGACATGGGCG ACATTCCAActgaaaggagtcgagcctcctgGGTTCTCGTTTCAGATAGTAAACACAAACATGGACGAGCTCAAACCCCGTGCTCGTAGGCGAAGTGCTTTGCTTACATGGCAGCACATTGCATCCTTACCTCCTAGCTTGCCAGTTATATATTGTGGAGGTTTCAACACGGAAAAGGAATCGACTACGGGTCGTTTTCTTCTTGGGAGATCGag CAGAGAAAAGGGTGCAGTGGGGGACATGAGAGATACATGGGCAATCGCTCGGGCGAGGAAGAACGTTTCTCTCATTCGAACCTATCATGGTTTCAAAG GTGACAAGCAGGGAGCTTTCGAGTTTTTCAAGCTGATTCTACGAGCGCTTTGCCTTTGCTGGGATCGCCAAACTCAAGATCTACATGTAGATTGGATTCTTTTCAGAGGTAGATCTTTGATCCCTGTCCTGTGTGAAGTGGTGAATGATAATATCGACGGGTTCTACCCGTCGTCTCACTACCCTTTGTTTGCCGAATTCATGCTTCCTCGTACCGTCAGAATGCTTGAAACAACAACTCAAGAGTAA
- the LOC111780030 gene encoding BTB/POZ domain-containing protein At2g24240-like has translation MGMQKDRVRFNVGGRMFETTATTLANAGRNSLFGALFDENWDLRSVNSDEFFIDRNPNCFAVLLDLLRTGELYVPTNVPEKLLYREALFYGLQDHFRSAKWGQFDGNRLKLSHSTTGQAPGDGTAIRAGPDGGCCIAHGCMVHVYDWMLDEHPPISLDYQRVNDVGWIDAENIMVSVCERLGRGDGGMGLFSKSTGELRHKFQVSHENQVKSCTAGALSFSSDYKIFSSCKGRSNEYGIGVWDQMTGKQTDFFYEPAGWSLGDADKLQWLNGTNCLLVATLFPRKDNCYISLLDFREKKMVWSWSDIGAPLTVDEKRVRDAIAMEESNSICVVNEYEDLGFLDLRSSSGGSIRWSSRSRLMKGKMPEEPCYPKLAVHEGQLFSSMNDSISVLCGPDWVLTSRLRRSVGGSICDFSIGGDRLFALHSEENVFDIWETPPAPVMSSFS, from the coding sequence ATGGGAATGCAGAAAGATAGGGTGAGATTCAATGTTGGCGGCAGAATGTTCGAAACAACCGCCACAACTCTCGCGAATGCCGGCCGGAATTCCTTGTTTGGGGCACTTTTCGATGAGAATTGGGATTTACGATCTGTTAATTCCGATGAATTCTTCATTGATCGGAACCCTAATTGCTTCGCCGTGCTTCTTGATCTCTTACGCACTGGAGAGCTTTACGTTCCGACGAATGTGCCGGAGAAACTCCTCTATCGGGAGGCTCTCTTCTACGGCCTGCAGGATCACTTCCGCTCCGCTAAATGGGGCCAATTCGACGGCAATAGATTGAAGCTTTCGCATTCTACGACCGGCCAAGCCCCAGGAGATGGTACTGCCATCCGAGCTGGTCCGGACGGTGGTTGCTGCATTGCTCATGGATGTATGGTTCATGTCTACGATTGGATGCTCGACGAACACCCTCCAATCAGTCTCGATTATCAGCGAGTCAACGACGTGGGGTGGATCGATGCCGAGAATATCATGgttagtgtgtgtgagagaTTAGGCCGTGGCGACGGCGGAATGGGTCTATTCAGCAAGTCAACAGGTGAGCTCCGGCATAAGTTTCAAGTCAGTCATGAAAATCAGGTAAAGAGCTGCACAGCCGGAGCTTTGAGTTTCAGTTCAGATTATAAAATCTTCTCTAGTTGTAAAGGTAGAAGCAATGAGTATGGGATTGGCGTTTGGGACCAAATGACTGGAAAACAGACAGATTTTTTCTATGAACCAGCAGGTTGGTCGCTCGGAGATGCTGACAAGCTCCAATGGCTGAATGGAACCAATTGCTTATTGGTTGCAACCCTTTTTCCTAGGAAGGATAATTGTTACATTAGCCTGTTGGATTtcagggagaagaaaatggtgTGGTCTTGGTCGGATATCGGAGCTCCGTTGACCGTCGATGAGAAACGAGTAAGAGACGCCATAGCCATGGAGGAGAGCAATTCAATCTGTGTAGTGAATGAGTATGAAGATTTGGGGTTTTTGGATTTGAGAAGCAGCAGTGGAGGGAGCATACGGTGGAGCTCAAGAAGTAGGCTAATGAAGGGGAAGATGCCAGAAGAGCCATGTTACCCCAAGTTAGCTGTACATGAGGGGCAGCTATTTTCATCTATGAATGATTCAATATCAGTGTTGTGTGGACCTGACTGGGTTTTGACGTCCAGGCTCCGGCGAAGCGTCGGTGGTTCGATCTGCGACTTCTCGATTGGCGGGGATCGCCTTTTTGCACTTCATAGCGAGGAGAATGTCTTCGACATTTGGGAGACACCACCTGCGCCTGTAATGTCATCGTTTAGCTAA
- the LOC111780032 gene encoding eukaryotic translation initiation factor 5A-2-like: MAAKIWHFVAIDIFNGKILEVFVPSSQKYDVPYVYHTDYHLIDICEDGFVSLRSENGNIKDGLRLPKDENLRRQLKEGFAHRKDLVVTVMSAMGEEQICALKDIGPRS; this comes from the exons ATGGCAGCCAAAATATGGCACTTTGTGGCAATTGACATATTCAATGGGAAGATACTTGAAGTATTTGTTCCTTCTTCTCAGAAATACGAT GTTCCCTATGTTTATCACACCGACTATCATCTGATTGATATATGTGAGGATGGTTTT GTCAGTCTCCGTTCTGAAAATGGAAACATCAAGGATGGTCTGAGGCTCCCCAAGGATGAAAATCTGCGTAGGCAG CTTAAAGAGGGGTTCGCTCATAGAAAAGATCTTGTAGTAACTGTCATGTCTGCAATGGGAGAGGAGCAGATCTGTGCTCTCAAGGACATCGGTCCTAGAAGTTAA
- the LOC111780031 gene encoding probable LRR receptor-like serine/threonine-protein kinase At2g24230, with protein sequence MFQFPEMGFRLFGSILVLALFFKPLASQQPNTDGFYISEFLKKVGLSSSHFYNFSAPVCTWKGVFCDKEGNVIEFMASGVGLSGAIPDNTVGKLSKLQSLDLSNNKITGFPTDFWSLSLLKRLNLSSNLISGPLGDSICNFGQLESVDISVNSFSGKIPESMSSLLSLRVLKLDHNRFEERIPSGILNCQSLVLMDLSCNRLNGSLPDGFGAAFPKLESLNLAGNGIHGHDSDFSGLTAMAALNLSGNLFQGSVMGLFKEQLKVLDVSRNQFQGQISQVQLNSSYNWSHLLYLDLSENQISGEIFKILERAQNLKYLNLAYNNFSSQEFPHVQLLSSLEYLNLSKSGLINHIPLEISQLSHLNTLDISLNHLTGRIPSLSVKTLQILDVSMNNLSGEIPLSLLQKLPWMERFNFSYNNLTFCDSKISFKALQAAFLGAANSCPIAANPSLFIRKPSKHEVLKLALAVTFSMTCLLLAVIFLAFGCRRKSRTWVVKQASYKEEHNISGPFSFQTDATTWVADVKQATAVSVVIFEKPLLNITFADLLSATSNFDRGTLLAEGKFGPVYRGFLPGGIHVAVKVLVHGSTLTEREAARELEYLGRIKHPNLVPLTGYCLAGDQRIAIYDYMENGTLQNLLHDLPLGVQTTEDWSTDTWEEIDNSGIENVGSEGMLTTWRFRHKIALGTARALAFLHHGCSPPIIHRDVKASSVYLDYNLEPRLSDFGLAKVFGNGLSEEISRGSPGYTPPEFLQPENDSITPKTDVYCFGVVLFELVTGKKPIGDDYPEGKETELVSWVRGLVRKNQGSRTIDPKIRATGPDDQMEEALKIAYLCTADLPSKRPSMQQIVGLLKDIEPSA encoded by the coding sequence ATGTTTCAATTTCCTGAGATGGGTTTTCGTTTGTTCGGTTCCATTTTAGTTCTTGCCCTGTTCTTCAAACCTTTGGCATCTCAGCAACCTAATACAGATGGGTTTTATATCTCTGAGTTTTTAAAGAAGGTGGGCTTGAGTTCTTCTCATTTCTACAATTTTTCTGCTCCTGTTTGTACATGGAAAGGGGTTTTCTGTGATAAAGAAGGGAATGTTATTGAGTTCATGGCTTCTGGTGTAGGCCTCTCCGGCGCAATTCCCGACAACACTGTCGGAAAACTCAGCAAACTTCAGAGTTTGGACCTTAGCAACAACAAAATCACGGGGTTTCCTACAGATTTTTGGAGCTTAAGCTTACTCAAGAGGCTCAATCTCTCATCTAATCTGATTTCTGGCCCTCTTGGAGACAGTATTTGCAATTTCGGACAGCTTGAAAGTGTTGACATTTCCGTGAACAGTTTCTCTGGGAAAATTCCTGAATCTATGAGCTCGTTGCTTAGTCTCCGAGTCCTGAAATTAGACCATAACAGGTTTGAAGAAAGGATCCCGTCAGGGATCCTTAATTGTCAATCTCTGGTTTTAATGGACCTTTCGTGTAATCGGCTAAATGGCTCGCTTCCAGATGGGTTTGGGGCTGCATTTCCCAAGCTGGAAAGCTTGAACCTTGCAGGAAATGGGATTCATGGCCATGATTCAGATTTTTCTGGGCTAACAGCCATGGCAGCTCTCAACTTATCTGGAAACTTGTTTCAGGGTTCGGTTATGGGCTTGTTCAAAGAACAGTTGAAGGTGTTGGATGTAAGCAGAAATCAATTTCAGGGTCAAATTTCTCAGGTACAGCTCAATTCTAGTTATAATTGGTCTCATTTGTTGTATCTAGACTTGTCTGAGAATCAGATTAGTGGAgaaattttcaagattttggAGCGGGCTCAAAATCTTAAGTACCTTAATCTtgcttataataattttagcaGCCAGGAATTCCCACATGTTCAATTGCTTTCAAGTTTAGAATACCTTAATCTATCCAAATCTGGTCTCATCAATCACATTCCTCTCGAAATCTCACAATTGAGCCATTTGAATACTCTTGACATCTCCCTGAATCATCTTACAGGGAGAATTCCATCTTTGAGCGTTAAAACACTCCAAATTCTTGATGTTTCTATGAACAATTTGAGTGGAGAAATCCCCTTATCGCTCTTGCAAAAACTGCCATGGATGGAGAGATTCAACTTCTCCTACAATAACTTAACCTTTTGTGAttccaaaatttcattcaaagccCTCCAAGCAGCCTTCCTTGGGGCAGCAAATAGCTGCCCCATTGCTGCAAATCCGAGTCTTTTCATTAGAAAACCCAGTAAACACGAGGTCTTGAAGTTGGCTCTGGCTGTTACCTTCTCCATGACCTGCTTACTTCTAGCAGTGATATTTCTAGCATTCGGATGCAGAAGGAAAAGCAGGACGTGGGTGGTAAAGCAGGCCTCTTACAAAGAAGAGCATAATATTTCAGGGCCCTTTTCTTTCCAGACTGATGCAACCACATGGGTGGCTGATGTTAAGCAGGCCACAGCGGTCTCAGTAGTGATTTTTGAGAAGCCATTGTTGAATATAACCTTTGCAGACCTATTATCTGCGACTTCGAATTTCGACAGGGGCACCCTATTGGCAGAAGGAAAGTTTGGCCCTGTCTATAGGGGCTTTCTACCTGGGGGAATTCATGTGGCTGTGAAAGTTTTGGTCCATGGTTCTACATTGACAGAGCGGGAAGCTGCAAGAGAACTCGAGTATCTTGGTCGAATTAAACACCCTAATCTTGTGCCATTAACTGGATATTGCTTGGCTGGGGATCAAAGAATTGCTATCTATGATTATATGGAGAATGGGACATTGCAGAATTTGCTGCATGACTTGCCACTAGGTGTTCAAACAACGGAGGACTGGAGCACAGATACATGGGAGGAAATTGACAACAGTGGAATAGAAAATGTTGGTTCAGAAGGTATGTTAACAACATGGAGATTTCGCCACAAAATCGCGCTAGGTACTGCTCGAGCACTCGCATTTCTTCACCATGGGTGCTCACCTCCGATCATTCATCGAGATGTTAAAGCCAGTAGTGTTTACCTGGATTATAACTTGGAACCCAGATTGTCAGATTTTGGACTGGCAAAGGTTTTTGGCAATGGTCTAAGTGAAGAGATTTCCCGTGGTTCGCCTGGTTACACGCCACCGGAGTTCTTACAGCCCGAGAATGACTCCATAACACCCAAAACTGATGTATACTGCTTTGGTGTTGTCCTGTTTGAACTAGTTACTGGTAAAAAGCCTATAGGTGATGACTATCCAGAGGGAAAAGAAACTGAGTTGGTGAGTTGGGTAAGAGGACTTGTGAGGAAGAATCAAGGATCAAGAACTATTGACCCGAAAATTCGAGCTACAGGTCCAGATGATCAAATGGAGGAGGCCCTTAAGATTGCATATCTATGCACAGCCGACCTTCCATCAAAACGACCAAGCATGCAGCAGATAGTTGGACTACTCAAGGACATTGAACCATCGGCTTAG
- the LOC111780383 gene encoding transmembrane 9 superfamily member 10-like, translated as MARGPLVFLLWISACLFLSFRASCFYLPGVAPQDFHKGDPLRVKVNKLTSIKTQLPYSYYSLPYCRPKKIFDSAENLGEVLRGDRIENSPFEFKMREPKMCTIVCRIVLDGKTAKDFKEKIDDEYRVNMILDNLPLAFPIQRNDQESSVVYQHGFHVGLRGHYAGSKEEKHFIYNHLSFTVKIHKDPVTELSRIVGFEVKPFSVKHAYEDSWNENTRLTTCDPHAKRLVTNSETPQEVEENNEIIFTYDVEYLDSDVKWASRWDTYLLMADDQIHWFSIVNSLMIVLFLSGMVAMIMLRTLYRDISKYNQLETQEEAQEETGWKLVHGDVFRPPLKSDLLCVYVGTGVQFFGMSLVTIVFAALGFLSPSNRGGLMTAMLLLWIFMGLFAGYSSARLYRMFKGTEWKKIMVKTAFVFPATIFSIFFVLNALIWGEKSSGAVPFGTMFALVFLWFCISVPLVFVGGYVGFKKPAIEDPVKTNKIPRQIPEQAWYMKPSFSILIGGILPFGAVFIELFFILTSIWLHQFYYIFGFLFIVFLILIVTCAEITIVLCYFQLCSEDYHWWWRSYLTSGSSALYLFLYAAFYFFTKLEITKPVSGMLYFGYMLIGSYAFFVLTGTIGFYACFLFTRLIYSSVKID; from the exons ATGGCGAGAGGGCCTCTCGTGTTTCTGCTTTGGATCTCCGCATGTCTCTTCCTTTCCTTCCGTGCTTCCTGTTTCTATCTTCCTGGTGTGGCTCCCCAGGATTTTCATAAG GGAGATCCTCTGAGGGTAAAAGTAAACAAATTGACTTCCATTAAGACTCAGCTTCCATACTCTTATTATTCCCTCCCTTATTGTCGTCcgaagaaaatatttgatagcGCTGAGAATCTTGGAGAAGTTCTTCGTGGTGATCGTATAGAGAACTCTCCTTTTGAG TTTAAAATGAGAGAACCAAAGATGTGTACTATTGTGTGTCGCATAGTTCTTGATGGTAAAACGGCGAAGGACTTTAAGGAAAAGATCGACGACGAGTATCGGGTGAACAT GATTCTGGACAATCTTCCTCTTGCTTTTCCCATACAAAGGAATGATCAGGAATCTTCAGTTGTGTATCAACATGGCTTTCATGTTGGTCTCAGAGGACATTATGCTGGG AGCAAAGAGGAAAAGCATTTTATCTACAACCACTTGTCCTTTACGGTCAAGATTCACAAGGATCCTGTAACTGAGTTGTCAAGGATAGTAGGATTTGAGGTCAAACCATTCAG TGTGAAGCATGCGTATGAAGATTCTTGGAATGAAAATACCCGCTTGACAACATGTGACCCGCATGCAAAACGGCTGGTCACCAACTCTGAGACCCCTCAAGAAGTTGAAGAGAATAATGAAATCATCTTTACTTATGATGTGGAGTATTTG GATAGTGATGTGAAATGGGCATCAAGGTGGGATACCTATCTTCTGATGGCTGATGATCAGATTCACTGGTTTTCTATAGTTAATTCGTTGATGATTGTCCTTTTCCTCTCGGGTATGGTGGCCATGATTATGTTGAGAACACTATACCGTGATATTTCTAAGTATAATCAATTGGAGACTCAAGAAGAAGCTCAAGAGGAGACTGGTTGGAAACTTGTCCATGGTGATGTTTTCAGGCCTCCATTAAAATCTGATTTACTCTGCGTGTACGTCGGCACAGGTGTTCAGTTTTTTGGCATGAGTCTTGTCACCATAGTATTTGCTGCTCTTGGTTTCCTATCCCCTTCGAACAGAGGGGGTTTAATGACTGCCATGCTCCTACTCTGGATCTTTATGGGCCTTTTTGCTGGCTACTCTTCTGCTCGTCTATATCGAATGTTCAAGGGAACAGAATGGAAGAAAATCATGGTGAAAACAGCTTTCGTGTTTCCTGCCACTatattctccattttctttgttttgaatgCTTTAATCTGGGGGGAGAAATCCTCTGGGGCAGTGCCATTTGGAACCATGTTTGCTCTGGTATTCTTATGGTTCTGTATCTCGGTTCCCCTCGTCTTCGTAGGCGGCTATGTTGGGTTTAAGAAGCCAGCAATTGAGGACCCTGTGAAGACTAACAAGATCCCAAGACAGATACCAGAACAAGCTTGGTACATGAAGCCTAGTTTCTCCATTCTCATCGGAGGAATACTCCCTTTTGGGGCAGTCTTCATTGAGCTATTTTTCATCCTCACCTCCATATGGTTGCACCAATTCTACTACATATTTGGCTTCCTCTTCATTGTGTTCCTCATCCTGATTGTCACTTGCGCTGAAATCACAATTGTGCTCTGCTACTTCCAACTGTGCAGCGAGGACTACCATTGGTGGTGGAGATCTTACCTGACTTCAGGGTCCTCTGCACTCTACCTCTTCCTCTATGCCGCCTTCTACTTCTTCACAAAGCTCGAGATAACGAAGCCGGTGTCGGGGATGTTGTACTTTGGGTATATGCTGATTGGTTCATACGCTTTCTTTGTGCTGACTGGTACAATCGGATTCTATGCATGTTTCTTGTTCACAAGACTCATCTACTCCTCGGTGAAAATTGATTGA
- the LOC111779555 gene encoding uncharacterized protein LOC111779555 isoform X2, protein MSVTLTVMTFNLHDDQPPESSNSWEKRRDLCISVLTSYSPAILCTQQGVKSQLEFLQQGLPGYEKFGISRKGSHDDSDEHCTIFYDKEKVELLEGGTFWLSESPSVPGSVSWGSIAPHIATWATFQLKGVEPPGFSFQIVNTNMDELKPRARRRSALLTWQHIASLPPSLPVIYCGGFNTEKESTTGRFLLGRSREKGAVGDMRDTWAIARARKNVSLIRTYHGFKGDKQGAFEFFKLILRALCLCWDRQTQDLHVDWILFRGRSLIPVLCEVVNDNIDGFYPSSHYPLFAEFMLPRTVRMLETTTQE, encoded by the exons ATGAGTGTTACTTTGACTGTAATGACCTTCAATCTCCATGACGATCAACCACCAGAGAGTTCAAATTCATGGGAGAAGAGGAGGGATTTGTGTATCAGTGTTCTCACTAGCTATTCTCCAGCGATTCTCTGCACTCAGCAAG GTGTGAAATCTCAGTTGGAGTTTCTTCAGCAGGGCTTGCCTG GCTAtgagaaatttggaatttCAAGAAAAGGATCCCATGACGATTCAGATGAACACTGCACAATTTTTTATGACAAGGAGAAG GTAGAGCTGTTAGAAGGTGGCACGTTTTGGTTATCAGAATCGCCTTCTGTCCCAGGAAGCGTGTCGTGGGGTTCGATTGCTCCGCATATTGCGACATGGGCG ACATTCCAActgaaaggagtcgagcctcctgGGTTCTCGTTTCAGATAGTAAACACAAACATGGACGAGCTCAAACCCCGTGCTCGTAGGCGAAGTGCTTTGCTTACATGGCAGCACATTGCATCCTTACCTCCTAGCTTGCCAGTTATATATTGTGGAGGTTTCAACACGGAAAAGGAATCGACTACGGGTCGTTTTCTTCTTGGGAGATCGag AGAAAAGGGTGCAGTGGGGGACATGAGAGATACATGGGCAATCGCTCGGGCGAGGAAGAACGTTTCTCTCATTCGAACCTATCATGGTTTCAAAG GTGACAAGCAGGGAGCTTTCGAGTTTTTCAAGCTGATTCTACGAGCGCTTTGCCTTTGCTGGGATCGCCAAACTCAAGATCTACATGTAGATTGGATTCTTTTCAGAGGTAGATCTTTGATCCCTGTCCTGTGTGAAGTGGTGAATGATAATATCGACGGGTTCTACCCGTCGTCTCACTACCCTTTGTTTGCCGAATTCATGCTTCCTCGTACCGTCAGAATGCTTGAAACAACAACTCAAGAGTAA